From Weissella diestrammenae, a single genomic window includes:
- a CDS encoding DUF1093 domain-containing protein: MKRLRLGVVIIIVSVLGIFGYHYYSETYAATTAYARIGQTIPQKKVAKDDSGKEITGIYVYEYQMKYVTKNGEKRTVQTDVMGTDPKPFQPGKIIQAEVSQKRVVKGPSYINESKVDQKILNQI; this comes from the coding sequence ATGAAACGTTTAAGATTGGGTGTGGTAATTATTATTGTGAGTGTATTAGGCATTTTTGGCTATCACTATTATTCAGAAACCTATGCTGCGACAACAGCGTATGCCCGAATTGGTCAGACTATTCCTCAAAAAAAGGTGGCTAAAGATGATTCTGGTAAAGAAATAACTGGGATATACGTGTATGAATATCAGATGAAATATGTGACCAAAAATGGTGAAAAACGAACGGTTCAGACTGATGTTATGGGGACTGATCCAAAGCCATTTCAACCGGGAAAGATTATTCAGGCTGAAGTTAGTCAAAAACGTGTTGTCAAAGGACCAAGCTATATTAATGAGTCAAAAGTAGACCAGAAGATATTGAATCAGATTTAA
- a CDS encoding matrixin family metalloprotease → MQRYTRLSIVLFVLCLVILVLPNTIRYVMNLSVARTEIQQEKKYIAHAAKRVQTPKEQLPCVPHWDLSTRGKMKLVFSDQIVAGRDRDIVKWVTQATKIWNDALGAPVIEVTNQTVSQAKNRDVGTWPVDADFQIMVGVKSYSNHEILATTTIGGNMLWISNHALTVWRSNEIQPEDYKSGGVVGPVSAKKIQSIHQAEAVHTIAHEMGHAFGLKHQGAANDLMSPMVGIHDQRKPSKIEIDSVLAIQQIAMHPEMLNAMSFETAFKTEYQRFSGNQAIPANYIVINDEITE, encoded by the coding sequence ATGCAGAGATACACGCGGCTGAGTATTGTGCTTTTTGTTCTTTGCTTGGTTATTTTGGTCTTACCCAATACGATTCGTTATGTGATGAATTTGTCAGTAGCTAGAACGGAAATTCAACAAGAAAAAAAGTATATTGCACATGCAGCTAAACGTGTTCAGACGCCAAAAGAACAATTACCATGTGTGCCACATTGGGATTTAAGTACGCGTGGAAAAATGAAATTAGTCTTTTCAGATCAGATTGTTGCTGGCCGTGATCGTGATATTGTGAAATGGGTTACTCAAGCTACTAAAATTTGGAATGACGCGTTGGGCGCACCAGTGATTGAGGTGACAAATCAAACGGTCAGCCAAGCAAAAAATCGTGATGTCGGAACATGGCCCGTCGATGCAGATTTTCAAATCATGGTGGGGGTTAAAAGTTATTCAAATCATGAAATTCTCGCTACCACAACCATTGGTGGTAATATGTTATGGATTTCTAATCACGCATTAACGGTTTGGCGGTCCAATGAAATTCAACCGGAAGATTATAAATCAGGGGGCGTGGTTGGACCGGTAAGTGCCAAAAAAATTCAATCAATTCACCAAGCTGAGGCGGTCCATACAATTGCCCATGAAATGGGACATGCCTTTGGCTTGAAGCATCAAGGCGCTGCCAACGATTTGATGTCGCCAATGGTTGGTATTCATGATCAAAGAAAGCCTTCTAAGATCGAAATCGATTCAGTATTGGCGATTCAACAAATTGCAATGCACCCTGAAATGTTGAATGCGATGAGTTTTGAAACAGCTTTTAAAACAGAGTATCAACGTTTTTCAGGCAATCAGGCGATACCAGCAAACTATATTGTTATTAATGATGAGATAACGGAATAG
- a CDS encoding ECF-type riboflavin transporter substrate-binding protein: protein MKKIVRVFLALLGGTLLFFCLMSALSMSTGVVRTQINFAEAWLAFITALFGPIIGLLVALIGHALHDSVILGGIWWSWVIADGLFGLLLGLATQRLDLVRGTLTRQKLLYFNIWQLLANLIAWGVIAPLGDILIYGETLKSAFVQGLTAVVVNFGVIAIFGSLMLVAYNYFFRHQR from the coding sequence ATGAAAAAGATAGTTCGTGTGTTTTTAGCGCTTTTAGGTGGCACATTATTATTCTTTTGTTTGATGAGCGCGTTGTCAATGAGTACAGGTGTTGTCCGGACACAAATTAATTTTGCTGAAGCTTGGTTGGCTTTCATTACAGCTTTATTTGGGCCTATTATCGGCCTATTGGTTGCACTTATTGGGCACGCATTACATGACAGTGTTATTTTAGGTGGTATTTGGTGGTCATGGGTGATCGCAGATGGTTTATTTGGTCTGTTGCTAGGCTTAGCAACGCAGCGGTTAGACCTTGTTCGTGGGACATTGACCCGTCAAAAATTATTGTATTTTAATATTTGGCAACTACTAGCCAACTTAATCGCATGGGGTGTGATTGCCCCGCTTGGTGACATCTTAATTTATGGTGAAACACTAAAGAGTGCCTTTGTTCAAGGCTTGACGGCGGTGGTGGTTAATTTTGGTGTGATTGCCATTTTTGGTAGTTTGATGTTAGTTGCATATAATTATTTTTTCCGGCATCAACGCTGA